CATCGGGTTTAGCAAGCTTTCCGCGGCGGCCGGTTTTGTCAAGGAAGAACCGGATTTGAAAAATTTGTTTAACTTTACCATCCTGAATAAAGTGTTAAAAGAAAAAGGGCTGCCGACAGTAGAGGAATAATCACCGGGGCAACCGCTGACTTAATGAGTCTGCCAGGCTGTGCAGTGTGAATAAATCAGTGGTTCCTTCTAAGGCAGTGGGAAGAGGTGAAACAGTGAGTGTTGTCATTAACCATATCAACAAACAGTTTGTTACGGATCATAAGACCGTTCATACGTTAGACGATATTAATCTGGAGTTCAAAGAAGGCGAGTTTATCTGCCTGTTGGGACCGTCAGGCTGCGGTAAATCGACCTTGCTTAATATTATCGCCGGACTGGAAGCGGCAACGGCGGGAAACGTGCTGCTGCAAGGTAAGGAAATTCAAGGCGCCGGTCCCGACCGGGCCGTCATGTTTCAGGAAGCGGCACTGTTCCCCTGGCTGCGGGTCATTGACAATGTGGAATTCGGGATGAAACTGGCCGGTGTGCCGAAACAGGTACGGCGCGAAACGGCGGTCAAATATTTGAAAATGGTGCACCTCACCAGGTTTCAGGATTGTTTTGTCCATGAATTATCAGGCGGTATGAAGCAGCGGGTTGCCCTGGCCAGGGCCTTAACGCTCGACTCGAAAGTATTGTTAATGGATGAACCCTTTGCCGCTCTGGACAGCCAGACCAAAAATATTCTGCAGGCCGAACTGCAGCGTATCTGGTGGGAGACGAAAAAAACCATTCTGTTTGTTACGCATAATGTGGAAGAAGCTGTAGTGCTCGCCGACCGGGTAGTGGTCATGTCGGCTAATCCGGGCCGGATAAAAAAAGAATTCCACATTCAGCTGGCCCGGCCGCGGCTGCCGGAAAGCCTGGATGTTTCCTACTTTGTGACAGATATTCTCCGGGAACTCAAAGAGGAGGTGGAGAAGGTTGCCAAAGCTGAATTCGACAGTGACTGGAATATTAAAAAAGATACTATTTTACCTGATTCTGATAGCAATATGGGAATCGGCTTATAAGCTGGGCGTAGATATATTACACGTTTGGAAACCTTATATTTTCCCTTCGCCGGTGGATGTTCTGAAAACGCTGGCCGGCCTGATTGGCGACAATAGTCTGGGGATTGCCGTGCTGGCCAGCGCCAAGCGAATTTTTATCGGCTATTTGCTGTCCATGGCGCTGGGAATTGTGATCGGTCTGCTGGTGGTCCGGTTTAAGTATCTGGATGAGAATCTTAGCCCTCTTATTTTAGGTATGCAAACGCTGCCAAGCATTTGCTGGCTGCCGTTTGCTATTTTGTGGTATGGACTTAACGAAAGCGCCATTATTTTTGTCATAGCCATAGGTTCTACCTTTGCTGTTGCCATGTCCATCGAATCAGGCATAAAGAACATCAACCCGCTCTATTTGAGAGCCGCCAAAACCATGGGCGCCAAGGGCTTTACCAGCTACAGGTATGTAACTATTCCGGCCAGTCTGCCCAGTCTGATTTCCGGTTTGAAGCAGGGCTGGTCATTCGCCTGGCGGGCGCTGATGGCCGGTGAAATGATGTCGGCCACCAAGGGACTGGGCCAGGTGTTGATGGTTGGACGGGATTTGGCCGATATCAGCCAGGTAATGGCGGTTATGCTGGTCATTATTATTTTAGGCGTTGCCGTCGACAAACTGATTTTCGGCCGCTTGGAAAACAATGTCCGCCAAAGATGGGGACTAAATAAAGCTTAGGGAACCGCTGGTTTAATGAGCATGTCAGCCTGACGAGAGATTTTTTCGGCTGGCAAGGAAGTAAATCGCGGGAATAGCGGTCCCTATTTCAAAGTTTTGCTGACGCAGCCAGACGGAGAAAGATCCGCCAGGCTGTGCAGTGTGAATAAACCAGTGGTTCCCTAACATATACCAAAAGAGAGGACCAGGAAGTATGAAGCTGGAGACAAAGGTGCTACATACCGATGTATTGGTGGTTGGCGGCGGAACGGCAGGTTGTTTTGCCGCATTGACCATGGCCGAGCGGCCGGCCGTCAACGTTCTGATTGCCGAAAAGGCCAATATTAAGCGCAGCGGCTGTCTGGCGGCCGGCGTCAATGCCCTGAATGCTTATATTGTGGAAGGACAAAGCCCGGAAAGTTATCTTGACTATGTCAGGCAGGATGCGGCTAAAGTCATCAGGGAGGATCTGGTATACTCCATGTCCAAGCGGCTCAACGCTGTTACGGCAAAGCTGGAGAAACTGGGTCTGGTCATTCTGAAAGACCGGGACGGAAAATATATGGCCCGCGGCAACCGCAACATTAAGATCAACGGCGAAAATATCAAGGTGCTGTTGGCCGAAGCCGTGGCGGCATCGCCTGGCGTTACTGTTTTAAACCGGTTTTGCGTAACCGATTATATAGTGGATAATGGTGTGGTCACCGGAGCGTACGGGTTTTCGATTACCGAGCCTGTTTTCTATGCCGTTTACGCCAAGGCAGTTATCTGTACCACCGGCGGCGCTGCCGGGTTATACAGACCCAATAATCCCGGCTTTTCCCGCCACAAGATGTGGTACTCCCCGTTTAATACGGGAGCCGGCTATGCGATGGGGATTCGTAAGGGCGCGGAGATGACCACCTTTGAGATGCGCTTTATTGCGCTGCGCTGTAAAGACACCATTGCACCCACCGGGACAATTGCCCAAGGCGTTTGGGCGCCGCAAATCAACAGCCGGGGTGAGGAATATGAAAAGCAGTACGGCGTTCCCAACACATCGCTCAGGCTGTATTCGACCGTGCAGGAAAATCAACAGGGCCGGGGTCCCTGCTATTTGAAAACGGCGGGTATTACTGCCGAACAGGAGCAGGAGCTGTATAAGGCTTATTTAAATATGGCGCCTTCGCAAACGTTGCGCTGGCAGGAGAGCGGCCGGGGGCCGGCCGTGGAGCATGTGGAGATTGAAGGGACGGAGCCTTATATTGTCGGTGGACACACCGGCAGCGGTTATTGGGTGGATACGCGGCGCCGGACAACGCTGCCGGGATTGTACGCTGCCGGCGATGTGGCCGGCGGCAGTCCGCAAAAATATGTGACAGGTTGTCTGGCGGAAGCCGAAATCGCCGCTTTAGCCGTCCTGGAGGATATTCAGGACAAACCGGCTCCTGTCGCCGATTTGGCGGAGATTGACGGGGAACAGGAAAAAATTCTTGCTTGCTTAACCCGGTCGGTCGGCTTATATCAAACGGAACAACTGGAAGAAGCCATGCAGAAAACCATGGATGAATATGCCGGCGGGATTACGGCGGGATATGTATATAACCGGGAAAAACTGCGGGTGGCCCAAGGTCGTATTGAAGAGTTACTGGTCCTGGCAAGGCAGCTTAGTGCCGGCGACATGCATCAACTAATGCATATCCATGAACTGCTTGACCGTCTGTATGTATGCAAAACACTGATTGCTCATTTGGCGGCACGGCAAGAGACACGCTGGCGCGCTTTTCAGGAAAACGCCGATTATCCCTGCCAGGATGACGAACACTGGCTGAAATATGTGAATTCCCGCCAGGAAGCAGGCAAAGTGCGCATTGTGCTGCGGAATATTGTCGAGAAGGATGAGATCTATGAGCATACGGATCAATAAAGATAACTGTATCGGCTGCGGCGGTTGCCGCCAGGTGTGTCCGGGCAGCCTGCTGTATGCTGATGAACAGAGGAAAAGCGAAATCCGCTATCCTCAGGATTGCTGGGGCTGTACTTCCTGCGTCAAGGAATGTCCGGTTGCCGCCATTCAATTTTATCTGGGGGCGGATATCGGCGGCCGCGGCGGTTACCTCTACACCCGATGGGAAAAGAATTATCTCCATTGGGTTATGGTAGGCCCGGATGGTGCGGAAACGGTGATTACCATTGATAAACATAAGGCAAATGCGTATTAAGGAGGCAGTTATGGATCATTTGGATAGTTTAGAGGCACAGAGCATTTATATTTTGCGGGAAGCCTATAAAAAGTTTGGCAAATTGGGTATGTTGTGGTCCATCGGCAAAGATTCGACCGTGTTATTGTGGTTGGCGAAAAAAGCTTTTTTTGGTCATTCGCCTTTCCCGTTTATTCACGTAGATACAACCTATAAAATACCGGAGATGATTGCCTATCGTGACCGGATAGCCAAAGAATATCAATTGGATTTGATTGTGCACACGAACGAGGAGGCGCTGCGGGACGGTATGGGGCCGGATAAGGGACGGCTGGTTTGCTGCAAGGCGCTAAAAACCGACGGACTGCAGCAGGTTGTGACCCAGTATTCCTTTGAAGGGCTGATTCTGGGCATCCGCCGGGATGAAGAAGGGTCCCGGTCCAAAGAAAGAGTGTTCAGCGAACGAAATAAGGATTCGGAATGGGATTATACCAACCAGGCTCCCGAATTATGGGATCAGTTTAAAACCGATTTTCCCAAAGGAAATCATATCCGGGTGCATCCTATTCTCCACTGGAATGAAATTGATATTTGGGCCTATATTGAACGGGAAAATATCCCCTTGGTCGATTTGTATTTTGCCAGAAACGGCAAGCGCTACCGCAGTTTAGGCTGTGCTCCCTGTACCGGACAGATTGATTCCCAGGCAGTGACGGTAGCGCAAATTATTGAAGAACTGAAGCACACTACGGTGAGCGAGCGGGCTGGCCGGGCGCAGGATCAGGAGGATTCCTACGCCATGCAGAAGCTGCGCAAAGACGGTTATATGTAAAGGAGAGAAAACGGATGGTAGCTGCCAGAGAATCATTGAACATCGTCGTAGTGGGACATGTCGATCATGGAAAGTCAACCGTCATTGGCCGGTTGCTGTATGATACCAAATCCCTGCCCGAAGGCGCGATTGAACGGGTGAAGCGGATTTCTCAGGAAAAGGGGAAGCCTTTTGAATACGCCTATTTGCTGGATGCCTTTGAAGAAGAGCAAAAACAGGGCATTACCATAGATACCACGCAATTGCAATTTCATACCGAACAGCGGGATTATGTCATTATTGATGCACCGGGGCATAAGGAATTTTTAAAGAATATGATTTCCGGCGCAGCCAACGCCGAAGCGGCGCTGCTGATTGTAGACGCTAATGAAGGCATTCAGGAGCAATCCAAGCGTCATGGCTATATTCTGTCCCTGCTGGGCATTCAAAAAGTATATGTGCTGATCAATAAAATGGACTTGATCGGCTATTCGGAAGCCATTTATCATCAGATCAAAAAGGAAATGCATGAATTTTTGGGTAACCTTCAGGTATATCCCTTGAAATACATTCCCGTATCGGCGTTTTGGGGTGAGAATATTACGCTGCATTCGGAAAAAATGTCCTGGTACAAGGGAGAGCCACTGTTGACTGCCCTGGATTTGTTTGAAAAGGATCGCGGACTGGAAGACAAAGCGCTGCGGTTTCCCATCCAGGATGTTTACAAGTTTGATCACCGGCGCATTATTGCCGGGCGGATTGAAGCGGGGACCTTGCGGGAAGGCGATGAAATTGTTGTCGTTCCCGGCCGTAAAACGACCCGGATCAAAACCATCGAGTACTGGGCGGAGCGGGATAAGACCAAGCATTCCCAGGCCGGCATGTCGGTAGGGATCACTGTGGAAGATGAGTTTTTTAACCAGCGCGGTGAAATGATTGTTCATAAGGAGGATATTCCGCTTATTGCCAATACCTTTAAGGCCAATATTTTCTGGATGGGCAAAAGGCCTTTGCAAAAGGGACAGGAATATAAGCTGAAGCTAGTCACCCAGGAGGTGGAGTGCGAGATATATTCCATTACCAAAGTAGTTGATGCTACAACGCTGGCAGCTACGGAAGACGCCGGTCAGGTGAATACCAACGATGTGGCGGAAGTGATTATCCGGACGAAGCGGGAAATCTGTTTTGACGAATTCCGGAACAATCCGGTCACCGGGCGGTTTGTGCTGGTTGACGGCTACGAGACATGCGGCGGCGGAATTGTATCCGGTTTGGTGGAGGGCCTCAAGGCAGGAAGCTCGTTGGTAAAACAGGATAAGGAATTGATCGTCGGCTGCTTTGATGAATACTATTATATTCTCTCGGAAAATCGGCTGGAACGTTTGCCGCGTAAAGCCCATAACTTCCATGTGGGCGATGTACTGCCGATTACAGGAGACAGCTATGAATATCCGCAGGACTTTGATTTGATGGATGCCAGCGGGGGCCTGGCCGCTAAGGTGCGCAATGCCAAGCTGCAGACGCTGGTGTCGTTGGCGGAATATACCTATAGCGGGGTGCCTGTCCTCAATCCGCAGGGCTTTTATGTCCGGGTGGCGTCGGTCGAAGATCTGGCCTTATTTCGGCAGGAATACGCCGCTGCAGGCGGTCCGTCCGGTGCTGTGGTGAATAAGTGGCTTTCCTTCGGCAAGTTCCGGGAAGTCCGTTTCCTGCCGTCCCGGCAGACGCTGGAAGTTGAATACCATATTTAATTATATTTTGGCACAATTATTTTGGTCCCGTTATTGACGGCAGAGGGCGGAGGGGTTACAATCAAATTATAATTTCATAAAATTGCCGAGGGAGCTCATGTTATGGGCTGAGAGTGGACTAGTAAGCACCTTACCTCTAAACCTGATCGGGATAATGCCCGCGTAGGAAGTGTATGAATTGGTTATGCATGACGCGCTATCGTTCCGGTAGCGCGTTTTTTGTTTATGCCTGCCTGCGTTGTCGGCAACATATTCTGTCCGGGGCAGTTTGCACATCATTCCGGGAGGTGAATAGGTTGCAGATTACAGTTAACGGAAAACCGTTCGTTCTTACTGCGCCAATGACGATCAGTGACTTCATAGAAAGCCGTCAGTTGAATCCGGCCACGATTGTCATTGAATTCAATGGGGCCGTTGTCGCATCAGATAGCTGGCCGTCGCTAAGTATGCAGGAGAATGACAAACTGGAAATCATTACTTTTGTGGGGGGAGGCTGAACGATGAAGGATGTATTGGAAATCGGCGGACAATTATTACAGAGCCGGTTGTTTTTGGGAACAGGAAAGTTTTCGGCTAATGCTGTTATTCCTGAGGTGGTCGCTGCCTGCGGCGCACAGGTGGTGACTGTCGCCTTACGGCGGATTGATCTGCAATATCCGGAAGAAAATGTGGCGTCCTATATTCCTCAGGGCTGTATCATCATGCCAAATACTTCCGGTGCGAGAAATGCCGCCGAGGCTGTTCGCATTGCCCGTCTGGCGCAGGCCGCCGGCTATGGAAACTGGATCAAGGTGGAAGTGATTGCCGATAACCGGTATTTGCTGCCGGACAATTATGAAACCATCAAGACGACAGAGACTTTAGCGGCTGAGGGCTTTATCGTCCTGCCCTACATGTCACCCGATTTGGCGGCCGCCAAACGGATGGTTGAAGCCGGGGCGGCAGCCGTAATGCCTTTAGGAGCGCCTATCGGCAGCAACCGCGGCTTAAAGACGAAGGAACTAATCAGGATTTTGATCGAAGAGCTACCGGTGCCTGTGATTGTCGATGCCGGACTGGGCCGTCCCTCGGAAGCAGCCGAGGCCATGGAACTGGGCGCGGCTGCCGTTCTTGTTAATACTGCCATTGCCACCGCCGGAGAGCCTGTTTTGATGGGCAGTGCGTTCAGGCAGGCCGTGGAAGCAGGCCGCAAGGGGTATTTGGCCCGACCTGGCGCTATCCGCCGTGAAGGGACCGCTTCTTCGCCGCTGACCGGGTTTTTACAGGAGTAGTTTGATCAGCATCATTTAGCCCAAGCTTTGTCAGGAGGAGAGCCTATGAGTTTCTATGGGGAACTGAAACGGTATGACTGCTTTGATTTTGACGGATATTTTTCGCGGCTCACGGCAGCCAATGTGGAGCAGGTGCTGCATAAGGAGCGGCTGCAGGTCCTGGATTATCTAACCCTGTTGTCGCCCCAGGCGGAAGGATTTCTGGAAAGCATGGCGCAAAAAGCCAGCAGGCTGACCATCCAGCATTTTGGCAAGACCATGCTTTTGTATACGCCGCTGTACTTGTCCAATTATTGTACCAATCAGTGCTTATACTGTGGATTTAATACGAAGAATATTTTGCACCGGAAAAAGCTTTCGCTGAATGAGGTGGCGACAGAGGCCGAAGCCATTGCCCGGACCGGCTTGAAGCACATTATTATTTTGACGGGTGATTGCACTAAAGAATCGCCGGTAACCTATATTGCGGATTGCGTGAAAGTATTGAAAGACTATTTTTCTTCCATCAGCATGGAAATCTACGCCCTGACTTGTGAGGAATACGAACAGTTGGCCGCAGTTGGCGTGGATGGTGTTACGCTTTATCAGGAGGTATATGCCCCCCTGCTTTACGCAGAACTTCATCCGGCAGGACCCAAACGGAACTTCCAATTTCGTTTGGACGCACCGGAACGGGCCTGCGCCGCCGGCTTGCGTTCGGTCAATATCGGTGCGCTGCTGGGGCTTAATGAATGGCGGCGGGAAGCTTTTCTGACCGGTGTGCATGCCGATTATTTGCAAGCCCGGTACCCCGCCACCGAGATCAGCATTTCACCACCCCGTATGCGCCCCCATGCCGGCGGTTATCCGCCCAAGGCGCTGGTTACCGATAAGAACCTGGTTCAGTACATACTGGCCTACCGGTTGTTTATGCCGCATGGCGGGCTGACTCTTTCCACGCGGGAGAGCGCTGTGCTCCGTGACCATCTGGTAGGCCTGGGGGTGACGAAAATGTCGGCAGGTTCCTGCACCGCTGTGGGCGGACGGACCGATAAGGGCGAAACAGGACAGTTTGAGATTTCCGATGAGCGGACGGTGGCCCAGGTGGCGGCCATGCTGTACCAGAAGGGATACCAACCGTTATATAAAGACTGGCAGTTATTGTGAGGAGTAGAGGATGAACAGGTTAGATGAGGCGCTTACCGCTTATGTGGGACCGGCATTGCTGCAATATATGAAAACCGTGCGGATTGGAATTGCCGGAGCTGGCGGTCTTGGCTCTAATTGTGCGGCTATGCTTGTCAGGAGCGGATTTAGCCGTTTAACAGTCGTAGATTTTGATCAAGTAGAATACAAGAATCTCAACAGGCAGTTTTATTTTCAGCATCAGATCGGAAAAAGCAAAGTAGAGGCTTTGCGGGATAACCTGCTGGCTATTTCTTCCGGCCTGGAATTGACAATGCTGCCTGTACGGATCGAACAGCATAATGTGGCCGCTATATTCAAGGACTGCGAGGTCATTGTCGAAGCCCTTGACCGGGCGGATTATAAAAAGCTGTTGGTTGAGGCGTATCTCGCCAGCGGAAAGTTTATGGTAGCGGCCTCGGGTTTGGCCGGCTGGGGCGACAGTGACCGGATACGGGTTCACCGGCTCAAAGATACCTTTTATCTGGTGGGAGATTTGGTTTCCGGTATCGGCGAGGCATTGCCGCCAATGGCGCCCTGTGTTACGATAGCGGCCGCCAAACAGGCGGATTTAATTGTGCAGTATGCAGTCGAACGGGTAAAGGGAGATGGCGATGATGAGAAGTAAAATGGAGAATTTTTTGGCCGGCGGTATTTATGGATTAACGGCGGCCGAATATTCACTGGGGCGGTCCAACACAGAGGTGGTTGACTTATTGATTGCCGCTGGAATTAAGGTGATTCAATACCGGGAAAAGTATAAAAAGGCCGGAGCTATGTTTGAGGAATGCCGCTATATCCGGGAAAGAACCCGGCTGGCCGGGGTTACGTTTATCGTTAACGATTTTGTCGATTTAGCACTGGCCGCCGGTGCCGACGGAGTTCACCTCGGACAGGAGGACTTACCGCCGCAGGAAGTCCGGAAGCTGGTAGGCAATGACATGCTGATTGGCTTGTCCACTCATTCGCCGGAACAGGCCGATGCCGCCGTTAAGCTGGACGTTGATTACATCGGTGTGGGACCTATTTTCCCCACCCATACCAAAACCGACGTATGTGCGGCGGTGGGACTTGAGTATTTGGACTATGTCGTTAGACAGAGTAAGCTGCCGTTTGTTGCTATCGGTGGCATAAAGGAAGGCAATGTGTTGTCGGTCAGCCACAGGGGAGCTCGAATGATTGCCATGGTGACCGAAATTGTCGGAGCGGCGGATATTGTAAGCAAGGTAGCGCAAATCAGGCGAAACATAGTCCGTGACTAAGCGTGAACGATTGTAAAAGAGATACAAAAAAATGCTTGAAAATCATTGCAATATGTGGTAAATTATATATAATTTCATTTCGAAAAGTTATGAAGAGGAAAAGTAGGTATATGGCAGTGGTTACAGAGAGCCAGGGTAAGATGAGAGCCTGGTACACCGTATATGCTGAAGTTCGCCTCGGAGCTGCACGCTGAATTCCTTAGTAAGGATGGTAGGTGGTGACGGAAACCTTCCCCGTTAGCAAAGAAGGCAGGTATCGGCAATTGGCCCGTACTTGACAAAGTGATCTGCTTTCAGCAGGTAACAAAGGTGGTACCGCGAGCACAGTTCTCGTCCTTTTAGAGGATGAGAACTTTTTGTTTTGTGCAAAATAATTTATATTAAGGGGAGATTAGGCACATGGTAATTGTAATGAATTCTAAAGCAACGCGAGAACAAATACAGCATATTGTTGAACGGATTGAGGCAGCCGGGCTGCAGGCCCATTTGGTCGACGGTGAATTCCGTACGATTATTGGCATTATTGGCGATAAAAAAGCAATCATGTCACTGCCGATAGAAGCCTTTGAGGGAGTGGACAAAGCATTGCCGGTTACTTCGAGCTATAAGCTGGTCAGCCGGGAGTTTCATCCCGAGCCGACGGTGGTTGATGTTGACGGTGTGAAGATCGGTGACGGTTCTCTGGTGGTTATGGCCGGTCCCTGCGCCGTGGAAAGCCGGGAGCAGCTATTGGAAGCCGCCCAAATTGTCCGTGCCGCCGGTGCTCAGTTCTTGCGGGGCGGCGCTTATAAACCCCGGACATCGCCATATGCCTTCCAGGGTCTGGAACAGGAAGGTCTTGAGTATTTAGCCGAGGCGCGGGCGCTTACAGGGCTGAAAGTTGTTACGGAAGTGACCAATATTCATGCTATTGAAACGGTTAGCCGGTATGCCGATATGCTGCAAATAGGTGCCCGCAATATGCAAAACTTTCATTTATTAAAAGAAATAGGCCGTTCCGGTAAGCCTGTACTTTTGAAACGCGGTCTTGCGGCTACTTATGATGAATGGCTCCATGCCGCCGAATATATTGTCAATGAAGGCAATCCCAATGTGGTATTTTGCGAGCGCGGCATCCGGACCTTTGAGACCTATACGCGCAATACGCTGGATTTGGGCGCTATTGGTGTCATCAAGCGGTTAAGTCATTTGCCGATTATTGTTGATCCCAGTCATGGAACCGGAAAATGGCATATGGTTAAATCGATGAGCATGGCGGCTGTGGCAGCTGGTGCCGACGGACTCATGATTGAGGTGCACCCGGACCCGGAACGGGCTTTGTCCGACGGACCGCAATCCTTGAATCCGTTTAACTATGCCTCGCTTATGGCCGATGTGCGTGAATTGGCTGTATTCCTGCGCAAACAGGCTATGTAGGGTCTCCTTCTTTCAAGGGTATGTTTCGTTCCTGAGCCAATTGACGAATCTGTTCGCGCAGTTCGTCAAAGTTTCGCTGGATAAGCTGGTTGTTGGCCAGGTTGAGCGGTTGGTTTAGGTTGGATTGGCTTTGCCGCTGTGAGGCGATAGCCAGGATGACACCGCCGATAGCGACGACGTAGTTGCCGATGGTTTCCAGTTCGTCGCCGTCCTGGTCTTCCGTGGCCAGCAGTGTAATAATTGCCATGGTCAGTATAAGGTATTTTGGATTTACTTCGCGAAACATGTGCATCCCCCCTCATAGTGTATGCAACTGGCCATGGCTTGCTGCCGGGCGTGTTTTGATATTTTGTATAAGAAAAGAACCCGTGTTGAGGCTCCATCTCAACACGGGTTCTTTTTGGTATACAGGAAACGTACGTTGCGGCTGGTAATATTTGGGCGTGGCTGCGCAATCTTTTAGATAGCAGGCTATTTTGCGGCGCGGTTACTTAATAAGTGATTAATGAATTGCTGCGCTGTACGGCCTGAGCGTCCCGAATGGGAAAACTCCCATTGCAAGGCTGCTGTACGCAGCTCATCCGGAGGAAGTTGCACTCCCTGTTTACGGGCTAACTCGCTGACGATGGTTAAGTATTCCTGCTGACTTGGCGCCACAAAACTCAGGATAATACCAAAGCGGTCGGACAGGGAGATTTTTTCGTTAACGGCGTCAGCCCGGTGCAACTCGTCCATATTTTCACTGCGGTCACTCCAGGTTTCCTTGATTAAATGGCGCCGGTTAGAGGTGACGTAAATCAGCACGTTGTCCGGTTTGGCCTCCAGGCCGCCTTCGATGACCGATTTCAAATACTTGTATTCGACCTCAAACTCTTCAAATGACAGGTCGTCGAGGAAAATAATGAAACGCTGGCGATAGCCGCGGAGTAGCTCCATAAGTTTCGGCAGTGATGTAAGCTGGCTTTTGGCAACCTCTACCAAACGTAAGCCGTTGGCAAAGTATTCATTGGCCAGAGCCTTCACTGAGGAGGATTTACCGGTGCCTCTGGCACCGGACAGCAGGACATGATTGGCCGGCCGCCCGGTCAGGAAAGCTTGGGTATTATTGACCAGCGTTGTTTTTTGCCGGTCATAGCCGACGATATCGGCCAGACGGATGGTGTCATAATGCTTAATTCCTGTCAGGCCGGTTGCTTCCTGCCAACGGAAGGCGGCGTATTCCGCCATATCTCCGTAGCCATATTGCGTATAGTAGGAAATTAACAGCGTGGCAGCCTGTTCCGGTGTAGCGGATACGGAAAGAAAGCCGGGCTCCAGCAAGCGGTATGGGCTAGGCGCAGCCGGGGGAAAGGTGGGAACAAAGCGTTCAATCAACTGGTTTTGACGTCCGGCCGGCAACTCGGCGGCGAAAAATTTCTGCAGCAGTCCAAGATCATGCAACCAGGCTTTTTGCAGGCTTTCGCCCAGCGTGCCGCCGGTTTTTTGTAAGGTCACACT
The sequence above is drawn from the Propionispora hippei DSM 15287 genome and encodes:
- a CDS encoding ABC transporter ATP-binding protein; the encoded protein is MSVVINHINKQFVTDHKTVHTLDDINLEFKEGEFICLLGPSGCGKSTLLNIIAGLEAATAGNVLLQGKEIQGAGPDRAVMFQEAALFPWLRVIDNVEFGMKLAGVPKQVRRETAVKYLKMVHLTRFQDCFVHELSGGMKQRVALARALTLDSKVLLMDEPFAALDSQTKNILQAELQRIWWETKKTILFVTHNVEEAVVLADRVVVMSANPGRIKKEFHIQLARPRLPESLDVSYFVTDILRELKEEVEKVAKAEFDSDWNIKKDTILPDSDSNMGIGL
- a CDS encoding ABC transporter permease; amino-acid sequence: MPKLNSTVTGILKKILFYLILIAIWESAYKLGVDILHVWKPYIFPSPVDVLKTLAGLIGDNSLGIAVLASAKRIFIGYLLSMALGIVIGLLVVRFKYLDENLSPLILGMQTLPSICWLPFAILWYGLNESAIIFVIAIGSTFAVAMSIESGIKNINPLYLRAAKTMGAKGFTSYRYVTIPASLPSLISGLKQGWSFAWRALMAGEMMSATKGLGQVLMVGRDLADISQVMAVMLVIIILGVAVDKLIFGRLENNVRQRWGLNKA
- a CDS encoding adenylyl-sulfate reductase subunit alpha — its product is MKLETKVLHTDVLVVGGGTAGCFAALTMAERPAVNVLIAEKANIKRSGCLAAGVNALNAYIVEGQSPESYLDYVRQDAAKVIREDLVYSMSKRLNAVTAKLEKLGLVILKDRDGKYMARGNRNIKINGENIKVLLAEAVAASPGVTVLNRFCVTDYIVDNGVVTGAYGFSITEPVFYAVYAKAVICTTGGAAGLYRPNNPGFSRHKMWYSPFNTGAGYAMGIRKGAEMTTFEMRFIALRCKDTIAPTGTIAQGVWAPQINSRGEEYEKQYGVPNTSLRLYSTVQENQQGRGPCYLKTAGITAEQEQELYKAYLNMAPSQTLRWQESGRGPAVEHVEIEGTEPYIVGGHTGSGYWVDTRRRTTLPGLYAAGDVAGGSPQKYVTGCLAEAEIAALAVLEDIQDKPAPVADLAEIDGEQEKILACLTRSVGLYQTEQLEEAMQKTMDEYAGGITAGYVYNREKLRVAQGRIEELLVLARQLSAGDMHQLMHIHELLDRLYVCKTLIAHLAARQETRWRAFQENADYPCQDDEHWLKYVNSRQEAGKVRIVLRNIVEKDEIYEHTDQ
- a CDS encoding 4Fe-4S dicluster domain-containing protein; the encoded protein is MSIRINKDNCIGCGGCRQVCPGSLLYADEQRKSEIRYPQDCWGCTSCVKECPVAAIQFYLGADIGGRGGYLYTRWEKNYLHWVMVGPDGAETVITIDKHKANAY
- the cysD gene encoding sulfate adenylyltransferase subunit CysD, encoding MDHLDSLEAQSIYILREAYKKFGKLGMLWSIGKDSTVLLWLAKKAFFGHSPFPFIHVDTTYKIPEMIAYRDRIAKEYQLDLIVHTNEEALRDGMGPDKGRLVCCKALKTDGLQQVVTQYSFEGLILGIRRDEEGSRSKERVFSERNKDSEWDYTNQAPELWDQFKTDFPKGNHIRVHPILHWNEIDIWAYIERENIPLVDLYFARNGKRYRSLGCAPCTGQIDSQAVTVAQIIEELKHTTVSERAGRAQDQEDSYAMQKLRKDGYM
- a CDS encoding sulfate adenylyltransferase subunit 1; amino-acid sequence: MVAARESLNIVVVGHVDHGKSTVIGRLLYDTKSLPEGAIERVKRISQEKGKPFEYAYLLDAFEEEQKQGITIDTTQLQFHTEQRDYVIIDAPGHKEFLKNMISGAANAEAALLIVDANEGIQEQSKRHGYILSLLGIQKVYVLINKMDLIGYSEAIYHQIKKEMHEFLGNLQVYPLKYIPVSAFWGENITLHSEKMSWYKGEPLLTALDLFEKDRGLEDKALRFPIQDVYKFDHRRIIAGRIEAGTLREGDEIVVVPGRKTTRIKTIEYWAERDKTKHSQAGMSVGITVEDEFFNQRGEMIVHKEDIPLIANTFKANIFWMGKRPLQKGQEYKLKLVTQEVECEIYSITKVVDATTLAATEDAGQVNTNDVAEVIIRTKREICFDEFRNNPVTGRFVLVDGYETCGGGIVSGLVEGLKAGSSLVKQDKELIVGCFDEYYYILSENRLERLPRKAHNFHVGDVLPITGDSYEYPQDFDLMDASGGLAAKVRNAKLQTLVSLAEYTYSGVPVLNPQGFYVRVASVEDLALFRQEYAAAGGPSGAVVNKWLSFGKFREVRFLPSRQTLEVEYHI
- the thiS gene encoding sulfur carrier protein ThiS — encoded protein: MQITVNGKPFVLTAPMTISDFIESRQLNPATIVIEFNGAVVASDSWPSLSMQENDKLEIITFVGGG
- a CDS encoding thiazole synthase, with product MKDVLEIGGQLLQSRLFLGTGKFSANAVIPEVVAACGAQVVTVALRRIDLQYPEENVASYIPQGCIIMPNTSGARNAAEAVRIARLAQAAGYGNWIKVEVIADNRYLLPDNYETIKTTETLAAEGFIVLPYMSPDLAAAKRMVEAGAAAVMPLGAPIGSNRGLKTKELIRILIEELPVPVIVDAGLGRPSEAAEAMELGAAAVLVNTAIATAGEPVLMGSAFRQAVEAGRKGYLARPGAIRREGTASSPLTGFLQE